Proteins encoded by one window of bacterium:
- a CDS encoding PAS domain S-box protein, translating to MADRFRFVALIVALLVAFCIVEATIEAVFFSEHEFGGELLSPDAHEVYIRSMGCAVIVGAAVIWRISIRRRIRMGAALQASKDLYRDLVENCPESIIVHRDERILFMNRMARSYLGTYSPEQLARVPLETFIHPDDRARSLERRTRALDGEDVPGAVEIRLNLPDGVARMAEVSSVRISFEGQPAVLTFVRDVTDEHATRKRLAASQERLSLALEAARDGVWDWDMVNDRLVYNQAWARMLGLDPLVGEHSPETWANLVHPEDKERALAAASDHIEGRTPAFEVEVRLRHADGHYIWVLDRGKVVERAADGRPLRMTGTHRDITARKEAELALELRNRIAEAFLIATPDQVFGRVLGLIRDALDSPVGVLATFESGATVRLAAQDRRGPRDEELVIGRDSLPGAWRSILEQARGRTLNVAPPMPGVAHPVARAVLVPILRQDRVLGMVAVGDRARDYDPNDLRDLESLAGYLAPILDFHLANKSKEGQLRQAQKMEAIGALAEGIAHDFNNILQAVLGFTTLALEEAQSLHEERGEFIANDLARVVKATQRGRELVNRILLFSRRQEQERQPIQAAAIIEETVELLVNAIPATIEITTRLDASCPPVLADPAQVELLLMNLATNGFHAMEQGGGVLEFATRFLPGGKPPEIVPESLRGRDTVQITVADTGCGMDAETLTRLFDPFFTTKDVGKGTGLGLSVVHGIVAAHEGEIVIESAVGRGTRAHVFLPAHRPEAEVGAGGDVPRTGAAAQIMAGSRILFLDDESDIGALGKALLEKQGHLVTAVDDTRVALTRLRTAPADFDLLITDLTMPHMTGQQIAAEVGRIRPDLPILLITGLNDLPASAWDGHPQIKGVLRKPFGGDTLRDTVRRVLAEAGAAAADAADPV from the coding sequence ATGGCGGACAGATTCCGGTTCGTGGCCCTGATCGTGGCCCTGCTCGTCGCCTTCTGCATCGTCGAGGCGACCATCGAGGCCGTCTTCTTTTCCGAACACGAGTTCGGCGGCGAACTGCTGAGCCCCGACGCCCACGAAGTCTATATCCGCAGCATGGGCTGCGCGGTCATCGTCGGCGCGGCGGTGATCTGGCGCATCTCCATCCGGCGACGGATCCGCATGGGCGCCGCCCTGCAGGCCTCCAAGGACCTCTACCGCGACCTGGTCGAGAACTGCCCCGAGAGCATCATCGTCCATCGCGACGAACGCATCCTCTTCATGAATCGCATGGCCCGCAGCTATCTCGGCACGTACTCGCCGGAGCAGCTCGCCCGGGTTCCCCTCGAGACCTTCATCCATCCGGACGACCGGGCGCGCTCGCTCGAGCGTCGCACGCGCGCCCTGGACGGCGAGGACGTCCCCGGCGCGGTGGAGATCCGGCTCAACCTGCCCGACGGCGTGGCCCGCATGGCCGAGGTCAGCTCGGTGCGCATCTCCTTCGAGGGCCAGCCGGCCGTGCTGACCTTCGTGCGCGATGTCACCGACGAGCACGCCACGCGCAAGCGCCTCGCCGCCAGCCAGGAGCGCCTCAGCCTGGCCCTCGAAGCGGCCCGCGACGGCGTGTGGGACTGGGACATGGTCAACGACCGTCTGGTGTACAACCAGGCCTGGGCCCGCATGCTGGGGCTCGACCCCCTCGTGGGCGAGCACAGTCCCGAGACGTGGGCGAACCTGGTCCACCCCGAAGACAAGGAGCGCGCCCTGGCGGCGGCCAGCGACCACATCGAGGGCCGGACGCCGGCCTTCGAGGTCGAGGTGCGGCTGCGCCACGCCGACGGCCACTACATCTGGGTGCTCGACCGCGGCAAGGTCGTCGAGCGCGCCGCCGACGGCCGGCCGCTCCGCATGACCGGCACCCACCGCGACATCACGGCCCGCAAGGAGGCCGAACTGGCCCTGGAACTGCGGAACCGGATCGCCGAGGCCTTCCTCATCGCGACGCCCGACCAGGTCTTCGGCCGCGTGCTCGGGCTGATCCGCGACGCCCTCGACAGCCCCGTCGGCGTGCTGGCCACCTTCGAGTCCGGGGCCACCGTCCGGCTCGCCGCCCAGGATCGGCGCGGCCCCCGCGACGAGGAGCTGGTGATCGGCCGCGATTCCCTGCCCGGAGCGTGGCGCAGCATCCTCGAGCAGGCCCGCGGGCGCACGCTGAACGTGGCCCCGCCCATGCCCGGCGTGGCCCACCCGGTCGCGCGGGCGGTCCTCGTGCCGATCCTCAGGCAGGACCGGGTGCTCGGCATGGTGGCCGTGGGCGACCGGGCGCGGGACTACGACCCGAACGACCTGCGCGACCTCGAGTCCCTGGCCGGCTACCTCGCGCCGATCCTCGACTTCCACCTGGCCAACAAATCGAAAGAGGGCCAGCTGCGTCAGGCCCAGAAGATGGAGGCCATCGGCGCCCTGGCCGAGGGCATCGCCCACGACTTCAACAACATCCTCCAGGCGGTGCTCGGCTTCACGACCCTGGCGCTCGAGGAGGCCCAGTCCCTGCATGAGGAGCGCGGCGAGTTCATCGCCAACGATCTCGCCCGCGTGGTGAAGGCCACCCAGCGCGGCCGGGAGCTCGTGAACCGGATCCTGCTGTTCAGCCGTCGCCAGGAGCAGGAGCGCCAGCCGATCCAGGCCGCGGCGATCATCGAGGAGACCGTGGAGCTGCTGGTGAATGCCATTCCCGCGACCATCGAGATCACCACCCGCCTCGACGCGAGCTGCCCGCCGGTCCTTGCGGATCCCGCCCAGGTCGAGCTGCTGCTGATGAACCTGGCCACCAACGGTTTCCACGCCATGGAGCAGGGCGGTGGCGTGCTCGAGTTCGCGACGCGGTTCCTGCCCGGCGGCAAGCCGCCCGAGATCGTGCCCGAGTCGCTCCGCGGTCGCGACACCGTGCAGATCACGGTCGCGGACACCGGCTGCGGCATGGACGCCGAGACGCTGACCCGCCTCTTCGACCCCTTCTTCACCACCAAGGACGTGGGCAAGGGCACCGGACTCGGGCTGTCGGTGGTGCACGGCATCGTGGCGGCCCACGAGGGCGAGATCGTCATCGAGAGCGCGGTCGGCCGGGGCACCCGGGCCCATGTCTTCCTGCCGGCGCATCGGCCCGAGGCCGAGGTCGGTGCCGGCGGCGACGTGCCCCGGACCGGCGCCGCGGCCCAGATCATGGCCGGCAGCCGCATCCTCTTCCTCGACGACGAGTCCGACATCGGCGCGCTGGGCAAGGCCCTCCTGGAGAAGCAGGGGCATCTGGTGACCGCGGTCGACGACACCCGGGTGGCCCTGACCCGCCTGAGAACGGCGCCGGCGGACTTCGACCTGCTCATCACCGATCTGACCATGCCCCACATGACCGGGCAGCAGATCGCGGCCGAAGTGGGCCGAATCCGGCCCGACCTGCCGATCCTCCTGATCACGGGCCTGAACGACCTGCCCGCGTCCGCCTGGGACGGCCACCCGCAGATCAAGGGCGTGCTGCGCAAGCCCTTCGGGGGCGACACCTTGCGCGACACGGTGCGGCGGGTGCTCGCCGAGGCCGGGGCGGCCGCCGCCGACGCGGCGGACCCGGTCTGA
- the metK gene encoding methionine adenosyltransferase, with protein MPAAKTREWIQTAESVTAGHADKICDQIADAILDAVLSEDRYARVSCEVMATTGMVIVTGQITTKCYLDISAVVRRTLAAVGYNDPTTGFDHQSCAVLVMLEEQSGDVALGVDRKGAGDQGVCVGYATDEGRTLPVDTQLMPVPAFLANRLAEQLGRVRTRGKLPFLYPDGKVQVSVRYRNEKPVALTTVVVSAHHHADADLARLRRDLKRLVIKPVLEPTGLLTPDTAVLINPVGTFIEGGPRADAGLTGRKQTVDCYGPACGHGGSAFSGKDPTKPDRSGSYGARWVARNIVAAGLARRCSVEIAYVIGMTEPLSVTVDTFGTGTQPDRRLEEAVAAVFDLSPAGIIESLDLRRPIYGPTAVYGHFGRPGLDFPWEAEDRVAALRARFSGRAKGGR; from the coding sequence ATGCCCGCCGCCAAGACCCGCGAGTGGATCCAGACCGCCGAATCCGTCACCGCCGGCCACGCCGACAAGATCTGCGACCAGATCGCCGACGCGATCCTCGACGCGGTGCTGTCCGAGGACCGCTACGCCCGCGTCTCCTGCGAGGTCATGGCGACCACCGGCATGGTCATCGTCACCGGCCAGATCACGACCAAGTGCTACCTGGACATCTCGGCGGTGGTCCGACGGACGCTGGCCGCGGTGGGCTACAACGACCCCACCACCGGCTTCGACCACCAGAGCTGCGCCGTGCTGGTGATGCTCGAGGAGCAGTCCGGCGACGTGGCCCTCGGCGTCGACCGCAAGGGGGCCGGCGACCAGGGCGTGTGCGTGGGCTACGCCACCGACGAGGGCCGGACTCTGCCCGTGGACACCCAACTGATGCCGGTGCCCGCCTTCCTGGCCAACCGGCTCGCCGAGCAGCTGGGCCGGGTGCGCACGCGCGGCAAGCTGCCCTTCCTCTATCCAGACGGAAAGGTGCAGGTTTCGGTTCGGTACCGGAACGAAAAACCCGTGGCCCTGACCACCGTCGTGGTCTCGGCGCACCACCATGCGGATGCCGACCTGGCCCGGTTGCGCCGCGACCTCAAGCGCCTGGTGATCAAGCCCGTGCTCGAACCGACCGGCCTGCTGACGCCCGACACCGCGGTGCTGATCAATCCGGTGGGCACGTTCATCGAGGGCGGCCCCCGGGCCGACGCCGGCCTCACCGGCCGCAAGCAGACCGTCGACTGCTACGGGCCCGCCTGCGGACACGGCGGTTCGGCCTTCAGCGGCAAGGACCCCACCAAGCCCGACCGCAGCGGCAGCTACGGCGCGCGCTGGGTGGCCCGCAACATCGTCGCGGCGGGCCTGGCCCGGCGCTGCAGCGTGGAGATCGCCTACGTCATCGGCATGACCGAGCCCCTGAGCGTGACCGTCGACACCTTCGGCACCGGCACACAGCCCGACCGGCGCCTCGAGGAGGCGGTGGCGGCCGTCTTCGACCTCTCGCCCGCCGGCATCATCGAGAGCCTCGACCTGCGGCGGCCGATCTACGGCCCGACGGCCGTGTACGGCCACTTCGGCCGGCCCGGCCTGGACTTTCCCTGGGAGGCCGAGGACCGGGTGGCCGCGCTGCGGGCCCGTTTTTCGGGCCGCGCCAAGGGAGGGCGCTGA
- a CDS encoding cation:proton antiporter, with the protein MQIPADNSMVVLAVLLAFGAVCGQLARRAHLPSVTGQILAGVVLGPSVLHVFGHEATVSLRPIVHFALSLIAVDVGTHLHLRQLRNAFRRLGLLLLLEATVTPLLVYVAVVFGAGEDWTLGTLFGALAISTAPATVIAIVKETRSKGVYVRTLVAAVALNNIACIALFEMAHTAVTVTMDPAGGVSAASVLVAPLGQLLGALAIGGCVGAALVLGSRHVIHAEQLTTVSIIAIFLATGLADWLGVSNLLACLFVGMTMVNLAPEKEEIGHRVFANFEPAILAVFFTLAGLELDFGFLAQGWIIVALFVAARGLGKILSGLIAMRLAGATDNVRRYLGFGLVPQAGVAVGLLLEVQDNPVLDEISAFILAMGVTAVAINEIVGPILVRIGLARSGDLGKDRARLIDFIHEENIVTGFRADSKEAAIRQLTDLLCESHGLQIDRERFVQGVLAREHAMSTCIGRGLAVPHGRLDTGDRLVGVMGVSREGLAFGTPDGLPVRCMVLMATPPDARRRHLEVQAALARSVGADWSLQLQLYNARTPAHVYEILHNEEFEDFNYFLDEASQERETRPAAAD; encoded by the coding sequence ATGCAGATTCCCGCCGACAACTCCATGGTCGTCCTGGCCGTCCTGCTCGCGTTCGGCGCCGTGTGCGGCCAGCTCGCCCGCCGTGCCCACCTGCCCTCGGTAACGGGGCAGATCCTCGCCGGCGTCGTCCTCGGGCCGTCGGTGCTGCACGTCTTCGGGCACGAAGCCACGGTGAGCCTGCGGCCCATCGTCCACTTCGCCCTGAGCCTGATCGCCGTCGATGTCGGCACCCACCTGCACCTGCGCCAGCTGCGCAACGCCTTCCGCCGCCTCGGCCTCCTGCTGCTGCTCGAAGCGACCGTGACGCCCCTGCTGGTCTACGTGGCGGTGGTGTTCGGGGCGGGCGAGGACTGGACCCTGGGCACCCTCTTCGGCGCCCTGGCCATCTCCACGGCGCCGGCCACGGTCATCGCCATCGTCAAGGAGACCCGCTCGAAGGGCGTCTACGTGCGCACCCTGGTGGCGGCCGTGGCCCTGAACAACATCGCCTGCATCGCCCTCTTCGAGATGGCCCACACGGCGGTCACCGTGACCATGGACCCGGCGGGCGGCGTCTCGGCGGCCAGCGTGCTCGTGGCGCCCCTGGGCCAGCTCCTCGGCGCCCTGGCCATCGGCGGCTGCGTGGGGGCGGCGCTGGTCCTCGGCAGCCGGCACGTGATCCACGCCGAGCAGCTGACCACCGTCTCGATCATCGCCATCTTCCTGGCCACCGGCCTGGCCGACTGGCTGGGCGTCTCGAACCTGCTGGCGTGCCTCTTCGTGGGCATGACGATGGTGAACCTGGCCCCCGAGAAGGAGGAGATCGGCCACCGCGTCTTCGCCAACTTCGAGCCGGCGATCCTGGCCGTCTTCTTCACCCTGGCCGGCCTCGAGCTCGACTTCGGCTTCCTGGCCCAGGGCTGGATCATCGTCGCGCTCTTCGTGGCGGCGCGGGGGCTGGGCAAGATCCTGTCGGGCCTGATCGCCATGCGGCTGGCGGGCGCGACCGACAACGTGCGGCGCTACCTCGGTTTCGGCCTCGTGCCCCAGGCGGGCGTCGCGGTGGGCCTGCTGCTCGAGGTCCAGGACAACCCCGTGCTGGACGAGATCAGCGCCTTCATCCTGGCCATGGGCGTGACCGCCGTCGCCATCAACGAGATCGTCGGTCCGATCCTCGTGCGGATCGGCCTGGCCCGTTCGGGCGACCTCGGCAAGGACCGGGCGCGGCTGATCGATTTCATCCACGAGGAGAACATCGTCACCGGCTTCCGCGCCGATTCGAAGGAGGCGGCCATCCGGCAGCTCACCGACCTGCTCTGCGAGAGCCACGGGCTGCAGATCGACCGCGAGCGCTTCGTGCAGGGGGTCCTCGCACGCGAACACGCCATGTCGACGTGCATCGGCCGCGGCCTGGCCGTGCCCCACGGGCGCCTCGACACGGGCGACAGGCTGGTGGGGGTCATGGGGGTCAGCCGCGAGGGGCTGGCGTTCGGCACGCCGGACGGCCTGCCGGTGCGCTGCATGGTGCTCATGGCCACCCCGCCGGACGCCCGCCGCCGCCATCTGGAGGTGCAGGCGGCCCTGGCGCGGTCGGTGGGCGCCGACTGGAGCCTGCAGCTGCAGCTCTACAACGCCCGCACCCCGGCCCACGTCTACGAGATCCTGCACAACGAGGAGTTCGAGGACTTCAACTACTTCCTCGACGAGGCGAGCCAGGAGCGCGAAACCCGTCCGGCTGCCGCCGACTGA
- a CDS encoding ABC transporter ATP-binding protein encodes MNKVNRSRTGSDFGISVSDLNFAYLKTPVLKGVDFRLEKKAVGLLGPNGSGKTTLLRCLLGQVPLKAGHVSVLGWDMAGQARAARAGLGWMPETGGIIPGMSGVGLVAYMGELSGLPARDAMQRAHEVLHFVGLADERYRPCDKYSQGMKQRLKLAQALVHDPDWIFLDEPTSGLDPRGRVAILDLIRDLARNKGLGVILSTHLLADVETVCQEILVLRQGELMAREEVGAGTREPRQIFEVEGFGDKEAFVNGLAGLGAEVGEENRLLLVTLDLGRIEGAATGDGFDTAAGVRAILGVARTHDFALRRLRRRPVTLAEEFYRMVEA; translated from the coding sequence GTGAACAAAGTCAACCGCAGCCGGACGGGGTCGGACTTCGGCATCTCCGTGTCGGACCTGAACTTCGCCTACCTCAAGACGCCCGTGCTGAAGGGCGTCGACTTCCGTCTCGAGAAGAAGGCCGTCGGCCTGCTCGGGCCCAACGGGTCGGGCAAGACGACGCTCCTGCGCTGCCTGCTCGGCCAGGTGCCCCTGAAGGCGGGCCACGTGTCGGTCCTCGGCTGGGACATGGCGGGCCAGGCCCGGGCGGCCCGGGCCGGCCTGGGCTGGATGCCCGAGACCGGCGGCATCATCCCCGGCATGAGCGGCGTCGGCCTGGTGGCCTACATGGGGGAGCTCTCGGGGCTGCCGGCGCGGGACGCCATGCAGCGCGCCCACGAGGTGCTGCATTTCGTCGGCCTCGCCGACGAGCGCTACCGGCCCTGCGACAAGTACAGCCAGGGCATGAAGCAGCGCCTGAAGCTGGCCCAGGCCCTGGTCCACGACCCGGACTGGATCTTCCTCGACGAGCCCACCAGCGGGCTCGATCCGCGGGGGCGCGTGGCCATCCTCGACCTGATCCGCGACCTCGCCCGCAACAAGGGTCTGGGGGTGATCCTCTCGACGCACCTGCTGGCCGACGTGGAGACCGTCTGCCAGGAGATCCTGGTGCTGCGGCAGGGCGAACTCATGGCGCGCGAAGAGGTGGGCGCCGGCACGCGCGAGCCGCGTCAGATCTTCGAGGTCGAGGGCTTCGGCGACAAGGAGGCCTTCGTGAACGGCCTCGCGGGTCTGGGGGCCGAGGTGGGCGAGGAGAACCGCCTGCTGCTGGTCACTCTCGATCTGGGCCGCATCGAGGGCGCCGCCACCGGCGACGGTTTCGACACGGCGGCCGGCGTGCGCGCCATCCTGGGCGTCGCCCGCACCCACGACTTCGCCCTGCGCCGCCTGCGGCGCCGGCCGGTCACCCTGGCCGAGGAATTCTATCGCATGGTGGAGGCCTGA
- a CDS encoding DNA-3-methyladenine glycosylase: MKPVGAEFFARAAPDVARDLLGAVLRVRAADGRATAGRIVEVEAYGGRDDPASHAHRGPTPRSAVMFGPPGVVYVYLIYGMHHCLNLVTGPAGEAGAVLVRAVEPLEGQALMARRRDLDAHRHRPRDLAAGPGRLCQAFGIDLAWNGLPVDDGGPDEGDGPRLGIVPAAAPPTCATGPRIGITRAADRPLRFVIPDSHCLSR, translated from the coding sequence ATGAAGCCGGTCGGAGCCGAGTTCTTCGCGCGGGCCGCGCCGGACGTGGCCCGCGATCTCTTGGGGGCCGTGCTGCGCGTGCGGGCCGCCGACGGGCGCGCGACCGCCGGCCGCATCGTCGAGGTCGAGGCCTACGGCGGCCGCGACGACCCCGCCAGCCACGCCCACCGCGGGCCCACGCCGCGCAGCGCGGTCATGTTCGGCCCCCCCGGCGTGGTCTACGTGTACCTGATCTACGGCATGCACCACTGCCTGAACCTGGTCACGGGACCCGCGGGCGAGGCCGGCGCCGTGCTCGTGCGCGCCGTCGAACCCCTGGAGGGGCAGGCCCTCATGGCCCGTCGCCGCGATCTGGATGCCCACCGCCACCGCCCGCGCGACCTGGCCGCCGGCCCCGGCCGGCTCTGCCAGGCCTTCGGCATCGATCTCGCCTGGAACGGCCTGCCCGTGGACGACGGCGGCCCCGACGAGGGTGACGGTCCCCGGTTGGGCATCGTTCCGGCAGCGGCCCCGCCCACCTGCGCCACCGGTCCACGCATCGGCATCACCCGGGCCGCCGACCGGCCCCTGCGCTTCGTCATCCCGGACAGCCATTGCCTCAGCCGCTGA
- a CDS encoding aminotransferase class I/II-fold pyridoxal phosphate-dependent enzyme produces MDQKKNEPGFATLCIHGKKHLDKHEGDQPIRAVSTPIFQSSTFAFENAEHGAAVFRGEDPSYVYTRLGNPTQTALETEMAYLEKGEAALALASGMAAATTAVLTCCRAGDHIVAGDTLYGGTHQLFTQTLPRFGITVTEVPAQDPANFAAAIQDNTKLIYLETPANPTLVLTDIAAVAEIAHARGIPVLVDNTFCTPYLQNPLELGADIVMHSATKYIGGHGDTVAGILVGRQDWIMTARMETLRDVGGCISPFNAWLLLRGLKTLPVRMDRHMANATEVAQFLAYHPKVDQVIFPGLKTHPQYALARRQQRGPGGMISFLVKGGREAGRVVMDNVKLCTLAVSLGDVDTLIEHPATMTHSTYSEDELRQVGIDPGMVRLSVGLENVEDIVGDLRQALALV; encoded by the coding sequence ATGGACCAGAAGAAGAACGAACCCGGCTTCGCGACCCTGTGCATCCACGGCAAGAAGCACCTGGACAAGCACGAGGGCGACCAGCCGATCCGGGCCGTGAGCACGCCCATCTTCCAGAGTTCGACCTTCGCCTTCGAGAACGCCGAGCACGGGGCCGCGGTCTTCCGCGGCGAGGACCCGAGCTACGTCTACACGCGCCTGGGCAACCCGACCCAGACCGCCCTCGAGACCGAGATGGCGTACCTCGAGAAGGGCGAGGCGGCCCTGGCCCTGGCCAGCGGCATGGCCGCCGCCACCACCGCGGTGCTCACCTGCTGCCGCGCCGGCGACCACATCGTGGCCGGCGACACGCTGTACGGCGGCACCCACCAGCTCTTCACCCAGACCCTGCCCCGGTTCGGCATCACCGTGACCGAGGTGCCCGCGCAGGATCCGGCCAACTTCGCGGCGGCGATCCAGGACAACACGAAGCTGATCTACCTGGAGACGCCGGCGAATCCGACCCTGGTGCTGACGGACATCGCGGCGGTGGCGGAGATCGCCCACGCCCGCGGCATCCCCGTGCTGGTGGACAACACCTTCTGCACGCCCTACCTGCAGAACCCGCTCGAGCTCGGGGCGGACATCGTCATGCACTCGGCCACCAAGTACATCGGCGGCCACGGCGACACGGTCGCCGGCATCCTGGTGGGCCGGCAGGACTGGATCATGACCGCCCGCATGGAGACCCTGCGGGACGTGGGCGGCTGCATCAGCCCCTTCAACGCGTGGCTGCTGCTGCGCGGCCTGAAGACCCTGCCCGTGCGCATGGACCGGCACATGGCCAACGCCACCGAGGTGGCCCAGTTCCTCGCCTACCACCCCAAGGTCGACCAGGTCATCTTCCCCGGCCTGAAGACCCACCCCCAGTACGCCCTGGCCCGGCGGCAGCAACGCGGGCCGGGCGGCATGATCAGCTTCCTGGTCAAGGGCGGGCGCGAAGCCGGCCGCGTGGTGATGGACAACGTCAAGCTGTGCACGCTGGCGGTGAGCCTCGGCGACGTGGACACGCTGATCGAGCATCCGGCCACCATGACCCACTCGACCTACAGCGAGGACGAGCTGCGGCAGGTGGGCATCGACCCCGGCATGGTGCGGCTCTCGGTGGGTCTGGAGAACGTCGAGGACATCGTCGGGGACCTGCGGCAGGCGCTGGCCCTGGTCTGA
- a CDS encoding ABC transporter ATP-binding protein, producing the protein MMGAGVGNEAARISAERVGKWFGEVIAVNNCTLSVGTGVVGLLGANGAGKSTLFKMLAGLIEPSHGTVRVFGRELRNDVGWYRRVGFCPESDALPSWMTGREFLSLMLRLMGLEKAEVERRTDYWLERFELTGAAHRRMGGYSKGMRQKMKLAQALAHDPDVIFLDEPLNGMDPVSRKQSIDLVQELGREGRTVLVSSHILPEVESMTSQIILIDRGKVLAEGGVAEIRDKIPEHPTTVALVSDDVRRLAGFLVGQDHVKGVDIEAAGRVVVRTDHALGFYRALPGWILENDLTVDEILTLDDSLEAVFQYLTER; encoded by the coding sequence ATGATGGGGGCCGGCGTGGGCAACGAGGCCGCCCGCATCAGCGCCGAGCGGGTCGGCAAGTGGTTCGGCGAGGTCATCGCCGTCAACAACTGCACCCTCAGCGTGGGCACGGGCGTGGTGGGCCTGCTGGGCGCCAACGGCGCGGGCAAGTCGACCCTCTTCAAGATGCTGGCCGGGCTCATCGAGCCCAGCCACGGCACGGTGCGCGTCTTTGGCCGCGAGCTGCGCAACGACGTGGGCTGGTACCGCCGCGTGGGTTTCTGTCCCGAGAGCGACGCCCTGCCGAGCTGGATGACCGGGCGCGAGTTCCTCTCCCTGATGCTGCGCCTGATGGGCCTGGAGAAGGCCGAGGTCGAGCGCCGCACCGACTACTGGCTCGAGCGCTTCGAACTGACCGGCGCGGCCCACCGCCGCATGGGCGGCTACTCCAAGGGCATGCGCCAGAAGATGAAACTGGCCCAGGCCCTGGCCCACGATCCGGACGTCATCTTCCTCGACGAGCCGCTCAACGGCATGGACCCGGTCAGCCGCAAGCAGAGCATCGACCTGGTGCAGGAGCTCGGTCGCGAGGGCCGCACGGTGCTGGTGTCGAGCCACATCCTGCCCGAGGTCGAGTCCATGACCAGCCAGATCATCCTCATCGACCGGGGCAAGGTCCTGGCCGAGGGCGGCGTGGCCGAGATCCGCGACAAGATCCCCGAGCATCCCACGACCGTGGCCCTGGTCTCCGACGACGTGCGCCGCCTCGCCGGCTTCCTCGTCGGCCAGGACCACGTCAAGGGCGTCGACATCGAGGCCGCCGGCCGCGTCGTCGTGCGCACCGACCACGCCCTCGGCTTCTACCGGGCCCTGCCCGGCTGGATCCTCGAGAACGACCTGACCGTGGACGAGATCCTCACCTTGGACGACAGCCTCGAGGCCGTCTTCCAGTACCTGACGGAGCGATAG
- a CDS encoding ABC transporter permease subunit translates to MSDTLRSAAPAPRPAAVDTGHAPLPSLTAVSWLAWFSFREMSRRKRLLSLAAINLLPVLVVLSIRIWFPDEGITAQMQLASLSYEVIIPFLIPITAMAVGIPAIGEQIDDGTIVFTWTRPIKRRAIFLGRLLAAQVVSIALMSGALVLCFLIMVSQGLGVIDWAFLKLYLMTFLIIAIGAVSYASVFAAMGTHFRKPVLPAILFAFGWENLVTNIPARVQEYGLRFHLRNLIEQPQSVPDDLPGLLGAILTQAFQRDPVPKLQSVAVLLGVALVATLVGTWLLKHKEITN, encoded by the coding sequence ATGAGCGACACCCTGAGATCCGCCGCGCCGGCCCCGCGCCCCGCCGCCGTCGACACCGGCCACGCGCCGCTGCCCAGCCTGACGGCCGTGTCGTGGCTGGCCTGGTTCAGCTTCCGGGAGATGTCCCGCCGCAAGCGGCTGCTCAGCCTGGCGGCCATCAACCTGCTGCCGGTGCTGGTGGTGCTCTCGATCCGCATCTGGTTCCCCGACGAGGGCATCACCGCGCAGATGCAGCTGGCGAGCCTCAGCTACGAGGTCATCATCCCGTTCCTGATCCCCATCACCGCCATGGCCGTGGGCATCCCGGCCATCGGCGAGCAGATCGACGACGGCACGATCGTCTTCACCTGGACCCGTCCCATCAAGCGCCGCGCCATCTTCCTCGGCCGCCTGCTGGCGGCGCAGGTGGTCTCGATCGCGCTCATGTCCGGCGCGCTGGTGCTCTGCTTCCTGATCATGGTCAGCCAGGGCCTGGGGGTCATCGACTGGGCCTTCCTGAAGCTCTACCTGATGACGTTCCTGATCATCGCCATCGGCGCCGTGTCCTACGCGTCGGTCTTCGCGGCCATGGGCACCCACTTCCGCAAGCCGGTGCTGCCGGCCATCCTCTTCGCCTTCGGCTGGGAGAACCTCGTCACGAACATCCCGGCGCGGGTCCAGGAGTACGGGCTGCGCTTCCACCTGCGCAACCTGATCGAGCAGCCCCAGTCCGTGCCCGACGACCTGCCCGGCCTGCTCGGCGCCATCCTGACCCAGGCCTTCCAGCGCGACCCGGTCCCCAAGCTCCAGTCGGTGGCGGTGCTGCTCGGCGTGGCCCTGGTGGCCACCCTGGTCGGCACCTGGCTGCTGAAGCACAAGGAGATCACCAACTGA